CGCGACTCAGGCGCCGCTGCGCGTTCGCGATCAACTCGCCTACGGTCCTGGTATGGAATAATCGCGCCATGTCGAATCGTTACTGGATTTCGGTCGGCGCCATCGCCGTGGCCGCCGCTCTCGCCGGTGTGTACGTCGCGCGCATGCTGAACCAGCCGGCCGTGCCCTCGCTCGAGGCCGGCACGTCCCTGCCAGCGCCCCGCGTGCTCGCGCCTTTCAACCTGCTCGATACGCACGGAGCTCCCGCCACCACCGACACACTGCGCGGACACCCGACGCTGGTGTTCTTCGGCTTCACGCACTGCCCCGATGTCTGCCCGACGACGCTCGCCCTGCTGACCAGCGTGCAGAAACAGGCGGCGATTCCGAATCTCAAGATCGCGCTCATCAGCGTGGATCCCGAACGCGACACGCCGCAGCAGCTCGGCCAGTACATTTCTTCATTCGGCGGCGATCTTATCGGCCTGACCGGCAGTGCGTCCGAAATTGTGAACGCCACGAAGAGCTTCGGCGTCGCCGCCAGCCGCGTCGACCTGCCCGGCGGCGACTACACGATGGATCACTCCGCGACCGTGTTTGTGCTCGATTCCGGCGCGCGCATCGTCGCGGTGTTCACGCCGCCGCTTTCGGCCGCGGCGCTGACCCGCGACGTGGCACGGCTCGCGCCCGTGCTCGGCGCGGGCCAGGGTTCATGAAGTGAACGAAACCGTTCCCGGTGCCGGCGGACGGGCGTTCGTCGCCCTTCAGCATCTGCTGCCGCAACATGGCATTTCACGGCTGGTGCTCGCCGCGACCCGCTCGACCAGCCCGGCCTTCAAGAACGCGCTGATCAAGCTGTTCGTGCGCGGCTTCAAGCCGGACATGAGCGACGCGGTGGAAACCGAGCCCACCGCCTACGCGAGCTTCAACGAATTCTTCACGCGCGCGCTGCGTGCCGGCACGCGTCCGTTCGATGCGGATCCGCGCGCGATCGTCTCGCCGGTCGACGGCACCGTCAGCGAGGCGGGCCCGCTGTCGGCGGACCGGCTGCTGCAGGCCAAGGGCCATGAATACACGCTGCGCGCGCTGCTGGCCGGCAACGCCGCCTGGGAACGCACCTTCGCGGGCGGCAGCTTCGCGACTATCTACCTGGCGCCTTACAACTATCACCGCATCCACATGGCGCTGCCCGGCGCGCTGCGCGAAAGTTTCTACGTGCCGGGCCGGCTGTTCAGCGTCAATCTCACCACCGCGCAGCTCGTGCCGGGGCTGTTCTCGCGCAACGAGCGCGTGTTTTGCGGATTCGATGCCGGCGGCGTGCCCTGGGCCATCATCCTCGTGGGCGCGCTCAACGTCGGCAGCATGGCGACGGTGTGGCACGGCGACGTCACGCCGCGAAAACATCGTGAAGTCACCACGCTGCCGGTGACGGATCAGCTGGCGCCCGTCGAGCTCGCGAAGGGCGACGAAATGGCGCGCTTCAACATGGGTTCGACCGTCATCCTGCTGCTGCCGCCCGGCGCCGCGCAATGGTCCGCCACGCTGACCGCCGGCCGCACGCTGCGCATGGGCGAACGCATCGGCACGCTGCAGTCGTGGACGCCCACGGGTGAGTGAGCGCGCCGCGCCGTGGCGCCCGAGCGCCACGTTGGCCGCGTTACGCCGGCGCGCGGCGGCGCTGGCGGCGGCGCGCGAGTTCTTTCGCGTTCGCAATGTGCTCGAAGTCGAAACCCCGGCGATGGTCAACGCACCGGTGTCCGACGTGAATCTCGGCAGCGTGCAGGCCCTGGTTCCCGGCCGCGAGGCGCCGCTGTTCCTGCACACCTCGCCCGAATACGCGATGAAACGCCTGCTGGCCGCCGGTATCGGCGACAGCTACCAGATATGCCGAGTGTTCCGCGGCAACGAGCGCGGCCGGCAGCACAATCCGGAATTCACGATGATCGAGTGGTACCGGCTCGGATTCACGCTCGAAGATCTGATGCGCGAGACCGGCGATCTCGTGCACCAGTTGTTGGGTGGAGACGTGCCGCTGGAATTCGTGAGTTATCGCGAGGCGGTGCAGCGGCACGCCGGGCTGGACCCGCTCGATGCAGCGGACGCCGAGTTGCGGCGCGCGGCGCAGGCGCTCGGGCTCGACGTCGCGCACGCCAACCAGGCGAGCCGCGACGAACTGCTCGATTTCATCGTCGGCATACGGGTGGGGCCGGCGCTCGGCGCGCGCAGCCTCACGTTCATGCATCGATATCCCGCGACGCAGGCCGCGCTCGCACGCCTCGATCCAGACGATGCGCGGCTCGCGCTGCGCTTCGAGCTTTATCATCGCGGCGTGGAACTGGCGAACGGTTATCACGAGCTCGTCGACAGCATTGAACAAAGGCAGCGTTTCGGCGCGGATCAGCAAAGTCGCGTCGCGCGCGGCCTGCCGACTTTCGATCTCGACGCGAACCTGCTGGCGGCGCTCGAGTCAGGCCTGCCCGACTGCGCCGGCGTCGCGCTCGGCTTCGATCGCGTGTTGATGCTGGCGCTTGGCGCCACCAGTATCGACGAGGTACTGGCATTCCCCGTGGAGCGCGCCTGATGAGTCACACCTCGCAAAACTACGACTTCAGCAAGCCCGAAGCGGCCTACGCCGAGCTCGCGCGCGATCTCGCCGCGCTGCTCAGCGGCGAGCGCGATCTGATCGCCAACGCCGCCAATACCGCCGCGCTCATTTACGACGCGCTGCCCGGGCTCAACTGGGCGGGATTCTATTTATATAAGAGTGGCGAGCTGGTCCTGGGGCCCTTCCAGGGCAAACCGGCCTGCGTGCGCATCGCCATGGGCAAAGGAGTATGCGGCACCGCCGCAGCGCGCCGCGAGACGGTGCTGGTGGAAGATGTGCATGCCTTTCCCGGCCACATCGCCTGCGACTCGGCCTCGAACTCGGAGCTCGTAATCCCGCTCGTGAATGGCACCGAATTGCTCGGCGTGTTCGACCTCGACAGCCCGCAGCCGGCGCGTTTCACCGCGGCCGATGCGCGTGGACTCGAGAAGTTAGCCCGGATCTTCCTGGAATCGCTGGGGTGAACGAAAAGGGGACATGCCTATTTTTCGAAGCGAAAAATAGGCATGTCCCCTTTTACCTAGCTACTAGGCTTTCGAGCGCGAGACGTATTCGCCGGTGCGCGTGTCGATGCGCAGGATCTCGCCTTCGTTGATGAAGAGCGGCACGCGAACCGCGGCGCCGGTTTCGAGCTTGGCGACTTTCTGGCCGCCCGTCGCGGTATCACCCTTGAGGCCCGGATCGGTCTCGATGACCTTGAGATCGATGTGCGGCGGCGGCGTCACGACCAGCGGCACACCGTTCCACAGCGTAATGATGCAGACGACGCCGTCCTTCATCCACTTCGCGCCTTCACCGACGGCGGCTTCACCCGCCTGCAGCTGCTCGTAGTTTTCCGGATTCATGAAGGTCCAGAAGTCGCCGTCCTTGTAGAGGTACTGCATCTCGACGTCCATGACGTCGGCGGCCTCGATGGATTCACCCGACCGGTAGCTCTTCTCCACGGTGCGGCCAGTGCGCAGGTTGCGCACGCGGATGCGGTTGAATGCCTGGCCCTTGCCGGGCTTCACGTATTCGTTGTCGATCACGGAGTACGGGTCACCGTCGATCAGTAGTTTCATTCCGCCGCGAATTTCGTTGGTCGTGTAATTGGACATGGGTTTCCCGTGATCGCCCGTCGCTGGGCCTGCAAAAAAGACCGCGCATGATACCCACCCCGGGGTACCCCTGCCATACGAAACACCCCTTCGTCTGTCTGTGAGCCGTCTCTCAGTCGGGCCCCCGGGGGTCAGGTGCTAAACTCGCCGCGCCTGTTTGAACGCAGCGTTCGCTTGCGCTGCCTCCCGGGGAGTCGACTTGACGGACAATTCTGCCGTTCCGCTCATCGTTTTTTCGCCGCAACGAGAGCCATCGGAGTTCATCAACAGCCTGATGCGCAAGGCGGGCGAACCTGTGCACTGCACCTGGATCCCCGCGGTCCGCGACCTCGGCGAGGCGCTCGAACAACTCAATCCCGAACTGCTCATCTGCGCCTACGTGTCGGAAAGTGATGCGCAGCAGGCGGCGACGGTGCGCAACCAGCTGGCTCCCCAGGTCCCCATGCTGCTGGTGCGTCCGCAGATCTCCGAAACCGACATCGCCCTCGGCATGAAGCTCGGCGCGCGCGATGTGGTATCGCTGTCTTCCACCGATCGCGTGCAGGCGGTGGTGTTGCGCGAGCTGCGTTCGTTCCGCCTCGAACGCGCCCTCAATTCCACGCTGCAGTCGGCCAGCGACTATCGCCGCCAGCTGCAGTCGGTGCTGCAACGTTCCAACGACGCCATCCTGCAGGTGCAGGAAGGCATCGTGGTCGACGCCAACCAGACCTGGCTCGATCTGTTCGGTTACGGCGATTCCGGCGCCGTCGTCGGCCAGCCGCTGATGGACCTGTTCGACGATCGTTCGCACGCCGCCCTGAAGGGCGCGCTGGTCGCCTGCGGCCAGGGCAAGTGGAGCGATCACCCTCTGAAGGTGACCGCCTTGTTGGGCGACGGCACCCAGCTGCAGCTCGACCTGGTGCTCACCCCCGGCGAGTTCGACAACGAACCCTGCGTCCGCATCATGGTGCCGGCGCGCAAGCGCGACGAACGTCAGCTAACTACCGACCTGTCCGACGCCGTCAAGCGCGACGCCACCACCGGCCTGCTGCTGCGCCGGCCGCTGCTCGACGCGATCGGTACGCGCATCGCGGCCCCGCCCGCCGGCGGCGTGCGTTTCATGGCGCTGGTGCGCCCCGACAAGTTCGCGGAGCTCGAAAAAGACATCGGTGTGCGCATGAGCGAGCAGCTGGTGGGCGAATACGCAGTCACGCTCAAGTCGTATCTCGGCCCGAATGACATCGCCGGCCGCCTTGCAGGCGTCGCGTTCCTTGCGTTGCTCGAACGCGGCAATCCGCACGACGTCGAAGCCTGGGCCGAGGCGGTGCTGGCGCGGTTCAGCGAAACGCCGTCCACCGTCGGGCAGAAGACGGTCCACTCGAGCTGCACGATCGGCTTGACGGCCGTGCCTCCCGCGGGCTCGGGCATCGACGCCATCGTTGCCGACGTGATCGAAGCGGTGCGCCGCGGCCGCAGCCAGGGCGGCAACCAGATCTATCACCTGGACAAGGCCGACACCGACACGCGTGTGCAGGCCTACGACAAGATCTGGGTCAAACACATCAAGTCCGCGCTCATGGAAAATCGCTTCCGGCTGGTGCAACAGCCGGTGGCGAGCCTTCAGGGCGAGGACCCGAACATGTTCGACGTGCTGGTGCGCATGCTCGACCACCAGGGCAAGGAAGTCCTGCCGGCCGAGTTCATGGCCGCCGCCGAACGCAACGATCTGCTCAAGAACATCGATCGCTGGGTGGTCGGCGCGTCGCTGTCGTTCGCCGCGCAACGCAAGCCCGGCGCGCTGTTCGTGCGCCTGTCGAAGGACAGCGTGCTCGATACGGGCTTTGCCGAATGGCTCAAGACGCAGGTCGCCACGGGCGCACATGTCCCGGCGCGTATCTGTTTCCAGATAACCGAGACCATCGCCGAGCAATACATGACAGCCTCGGTGAAACAGCTCGGCGAGCTCAAGAAGATGGGATTCCGCATCGCGCTCGAGCGTTTCGGCTCCGGCCGCGATCCCGCCAAACTACTGTCCGCCGTGCCGCTCGACTTCATCAAGATCGACGGCGCGCTGGTGCAGGATCTGGCGGGCAATTTCGAAACCCAGGCCAAGGTCAAGAAGCTGGTCGAACAGGCCATCAAGCTCAAGATCGAGACCATCGCCGAGCGCGTCGAAGACGCCAACACCATGGCCGTGTTGTGGCAGCTCGGCGTGCAGTTCATCCAGGGCTACTTCGTCAACGCACCCGAAGAAGTGGTCATGGCCGAACTTCAGGCCGGCCGACGCTGATGATGAAGCGGCTCGCGGCGCTCATCGCCTGCGCCACGCTGGCGTCCGGTGCCTGCGCGGCGGCGCCCGCAAAACCGCCCGTACCCCGCGTCGACACCAACGTCGTCTACGGCATGTATTCAGGGCTGGCCCTGCTGCTCGACGTGTATCACCCGGTGAAACCGAACGGCTTTGGCGTCGTGTTCATCTCCGGCAGCGGCTGGCAGGCGGACCAGGCCTATGGCGCCGCGCCACTGAAGTCGCAGCAGATTCCGTTGTGGGGACCGCCACTGCTGGCCGCGGGTTACACGGTGTTCGCGATCAACCATCGCGCGGCGCCGCGGTTCCACTACCCGGCGGCCATCGAAGACGTGCAGCGCGCGATCCGCTTCGTGCGCCATAACTCGGCGGCCTATGGCGTCGACCCCGCGCATCTGGGCGGCGTCGGCGGCTCGAGCGGCGGGCATTTGTTAGGTCTGGCGGCGATGCTGGCGTCCTCCGGCGACGCGGCAGCGGCCGATCCGGTCGAACGGGAATCCGCGGCATTGCAGGCCGTCGTGCTGCGCGCGCCGCTGCTCGATCTGCGCACCATGGGTACGATCGAAGGCAACGCCCTCATCTCGTCGTTCATGGAAGCGCCGCCGTCGAATACCTCCGCCGCGGCGGCGTATGCGGCGGCTTCACCGATCACGCATGTCGGCGGCGCGTCACCGCCGGTGCTGCTGTTGCACGGCGATGCCGACGTGCTGGTACCCATCGCGCAGTCCGAAGCAATGGAGCAGGCACTGAAAACGGCCAACGTACCCGTGCGGCTGGTGCGTATACCGGGCGGCGTGCACGGCGCGGATTTCGGCGCAGCCCAGCGGCGCGCGGACTGGCCCGACTACTACGCCGAGACCGTGCGCTGGCTCGACCAGTACCTGCGCGGCCGCGTCACTGCGGACCCGGCTCGTTAGAGTAGATAGCCGTCGCCGCCGCGGCGTCGCTCGTCACCCAGCCGCGGTACATGCCGCTCGAATTCATCGCGAACGCGATGCGCCCGGCGCCGTCGATCGCGATCACGCCACCGTCACCGCCGATGTCACCGATATTCGTGATGGTCGCCGCTGCCGCGGACTGCACGCTTTCGCCGTGCCAGGCGATGCGGTCGCAGAGCTGGCGCGCGGCACTCGCACGAATGAAGTATTCGCCCGAGCCGGTCGCCGACACCGCGCAGTTGCCATCCGCGGCGTAGGTGCCGGCGCCGATGACCGGCGAATCGCCGATCCGGCCCCAGCGTTTGCCCGTCATGCCGCCGGTGGACGTGCCCGCGGCCACGTGCCCGCTCACGTCGATGGCCACGGCGCCCACCGTGCCACGCAGGTGCGTCGGGTCGAGCACCTTGGCGTTGTCACGGCGCCATTCGAGCAATTGCTGCCAGCGCTCCTCGGTGCGGAAATATTCCGGTGCGACCTGCGGCAGACCCTGCTCGACCGAGAACTGATCCGCGCCCTCGCGCGCCAGCATCACGTGCGGTGATTTCTCCATGACCGCGCGTGCCAGGCTGATCGGATTACGCGTGCGCGTCACGCCCGCCACTGCGCCGGCCATGCGCGTGGCGCCACTCATGATCGAAGCGTCCAGCTCGTTGCGGCCATCCGCGGTGAACACCGCGCCCCGCCCGGCATTGAACAGCGGGTCGTCTTCGAGCACGCGGATCGCTGCCTCGACCGCGTCGAGACTGGCGCCACCACCCGCCAGCACCTTGCGGCCGGCCTCGAGCGCTGCACTGAGCGCGGCACGATAAGCGGCTTCCTTCGGCGGCGTGAGGTCGCCGCGTTCGATGACTCCAGCGCCGCCATGGACCACGAGAGTCCATTTCTTCGCAGTTTCCGCCACCGCGTCCGGCGCCGGCGTCGCGGCTGCCGCCCGGAGCGCGGCCAGCGAGGCAGCGTCGAATTCCCCGTTGACGATGCTGACCTGCAACTGGAACGACGGACGCGTGACCTCGAAGGTGTTCAAGTCGATCGCACTCTCCGCACCGATGCCCACGATCGGGACGCCGCGAAAATTGAAGCGTCCCTTGCTCAAGACGTCCGGCGCGCGCATCGGGCGCACCAGCCAGGCAAAGCCGCGGCCATTCGAGTACACGCGGCCCATCCCGTTGGCTTCGATGCACAACGCGCCCTGTTCGTCGACGCCGATGCCGGTGATGCCACTGTCCCGCTGTTCGCTGGCGAGACGTCCGACGAACACCAGCAGCCGCCCCCAACGTTCACGCTTGGCGAAATGGGAGTCGGTGATCACCTTCGACAGATACGGCATGTGCAGGAAATCGCGCACCAGCGTGACGCCGCCGCCGAGCGGATTACGCATCGCCACCGCGGGCTCCAGGCTGCCGCCATCCATCGCGCCGTAGCTGTAGGCGCCGAGGATCGCGAGGCCCGCGCTCGTGCCGCCGATCGGCTTGCCCGCGCGCAGGTGGGCATCCAGCAACTCGTTCAGCGGCGTGCCCTTGAAAAAGCGCACGTAGTTAGACTGGTCGCCGCCGGCGATGAAGATGCCGTCGGCGCGGCGGATGATGTCGAGCACGCGCGGATCGCTGGATGCCGCGCGCGAATGGAACACCAGCGATTCGACCGAGACGGCGCCGCCGACTTCCTTGAGGAATTCCTGCTGGGCCTCGTCACCGTAGGAAGCCTTCAGGATCACCAGGTGCCCGTGGCCCATGCGTTCGACGAACCAGCGGAACGCCGGCACCGGCCAATCCCCCCCGCCCAGCAGCATCAAAGCGCCCTCGGTAGGGCCGGGACGCGGCGCTTCCAGCTGGCCGGCTGAATAGTAGTCGTACGCAGCCGGCGGCTTGGCCGCGGCGTGGGCACCGCCGATGAACGCTACGAGACAAAGAAACCAGCTGTGCCTGATCATTTTTCCCCTCACCTAACCGCCACCCGATGCGCCCGCGCGTGACTTTAACAGTCGACGCTGGCCACGACACGCATCTAGAATCGGCCCGCGGACAGATCAATCGGGGAGAAGAAGATGAAGAACAAAGTCCTGGCTGCGACCGCGGCTGGTTTCGCATTCTTGACGTCAGCGGCGGCTCTCGCGCAGGAAGGCGAAGAGCTCACCGAAATTACTGTCATCGGTTCGCGCATTCCGCGGCTCAAGCAGGAAGGACCGGCGCCCATCACGGTGATCGACTCCCGGCAGATCGAAAACGCGGGCCTCACCAGCGTGCCCGATGTGCTCAAGGTGCTGACGCAGAACAGCGGCGCGACACAGAGTCAGCAGGCCTACGGCGCCGCCGATTTCACGCCCGGCTCCGACCAGGTCGATCTGCGCGGCCTCGGGCCGAATCACTCGCTGGTGCTGGTCAACGGCCGGCGCATCGCCGACTTCCCGCTGCCGCTCGATGGCCTCAGCAACTTCACCGACGTCTCCAACATCCCGATAGGCATGCTCGACCGCGTCGAGTTGCTGTCGGGCAGCGCCTCGGCTATCTACGGCTCGGACGCCATCGCCGGCGTGCTGAACTTCGTGCTGAAGAAAGATGTCGAGGGCGTCAATTTCAGCTACCGGTATGGCTCACCGACCGCCGATGGCGGCGGCGATTCGCATCATCTCTCCATGTCCGCCGGCTTCTCGCGCGACCGCTTCCACGCGGTGTTCGGACTCGACCTGCTCGATCAGCGCCCGCTGTGGATGATGGACCGCAGCGTCCAGGATTCCGCGGCGGACAACCCCACCACCGACAGCCCGATCCCGCGCCGTAATTTCCTGCGCATCGAGCCCAATGAAGAGGTGTACATCGATCCGGGCCAGGCGACCTGCGATTCGCTGTCCAGCACCAACAAGGGCTCCACGATCTGGGGCTCACGCCCGGGCTGGGGTCCATACGACGACGAACTCGAGGACTACGGCGATGGCCATTACTGCGGCAGCCTGGAGTCGACCGGCTACGGCACCATCCTCAACGAGCGCCGTGGCGCCACCGGCTTCGCGTCGCTCAACTTCGAGCTGAGCGACACCACCACGCTGTTCGCCGACATCCTCGTCGGCGTGAGCAAGGTGAAGCTGTTCAAGGACGTGCAGGAATGGAACTACATGGATGCCGTCGGCAATGAAGACGGCACCTTCTTCAACGACCGGATCGAGGATCTCGACAACTGGTACCGGATTTTCACGCCCGAGGAAATGGGCGGGCTCGAGCGCGGCACGGTCAACACCGACCAGAAGACCATCACGATCACGCCCGGCATCAAGGGATCCATCGGCGATGCGTGGAAGTACGAGGCCTATCTAAACCACAGCGAATACAAACTCACGGCGAGCTTTCCGCTGATCGTCGCCTCCGCCGCGAACGAACTGTTCCTGGGGCCGCAGACCGGCGTCGACGAGGATTCGGGCCTCGCAAGATTCGACGCGGATCCGGCGCGCCTGTACACGGCGCTGACCCGCGCGGAGTACGACTCCATTTTCGCGCGCTCCATCTACAAGCCAGAGGCGCGCAACGATTACGGATCGTTCACGCTGACGAACGGCGAGTTGTTCCATCTGCCGGCGGGCCCGGTCGGTTTCGCCGCGAACATCGAAGCCGGCAACCAGGCTTACGCCCTCAACCCCGATCCGCTGGCGC
This sequence is a window from Pseudomonadota bacterium. Protein-coding genes within it:
- a CDS encoding EAL domain-containing protein, which encodes MTDNSAVPLIVFSPQREPSEFINSLMRKAGEPVHCTWIPAVRDLGEALEQLNPELLICAYVSESDAQQAATVRNQLAPQVPMLLVRPQISETDIALGMKLGARDVVSLSSTDRVQAVVLRELRSFRLERALNSTLQSASDYRRQLQSVLQRSNDAILQVQEGIVVDANQTWLDLFGYGDSGAVVGQPLMDLFDDRSHAALKGALVACGQGKWSDHPLKVTALLGDGTQLQLDLVLTPGEFDNEPCVRIMVPARKRDERQLTTDLSDAVKRDATTGLLLRRPLLDAIGTRIAAPPAGGVRFMALVRPDKFAELEKDIGVRMSEQLVGEYAVTLKSYLGPNDIAGRLAGVAFLALLERGNPHDVEAWAEAVLARFSETPSTVGQKTVHSSCTIGLTAVPPAGSGIDAIVADVIEAVRRGRSQGGNQIYHLDKADTDTRVQAYDKIWVKHIKSALMENRFRLVQQPVASLQGEDPNMFDVLVRMLDHQGKEVLPAEFMAAAERNDLLKNIDRWVVGASLSFAAQRKPGALFVRLSKDSVLDTGFAEWLKTQVATGAHVPARICFQITETIAEQYMTASVKQLGELKKMGFRIALERFGSGRDPAKLLSAVPLDFIKIDGALVQDLAGNFETQAKVKKLVEQAIKLKIETIAERVEDANTMAVLWQLGVQFIQGYFVNAPEEVVMAELQAGRR
- the epmA gene encoding EF-P lysine aminoacylase EpmA, giving the protein MSERAAPWRPSATLAALRRRAAALAAAREFFRVRNVLEVETPAMVNAPVSDVNLGSVQALVPGREAPLFLHTSPEYAMKRLLAAGIGDSYQICRVFRGNERGRQHNPEFTMIEWYRLGFTLEDLMRETGDLVHQLLGGDVPLEFVSYREAVQRHAGLDPLDAADAELRRAAQALGLDVAHANQASRDELLDFIVGIRVGPALGARSLTFMHRYPATQAALARLDPDDARLALRFELYHRGVELANGYHELVDSIEQRQRFGADQQSRVARGLPTFDLDANLLAALESGLPDCAGVALGFDRVLMLALGATSIDEVLAFPVERA
- the asd gene encoding archaetidylserine decarboxylase (Phosphatidylserine decarboxylase is synthesized as a single chain precursor. Generation of the pyruvoyl active site from a Ser is coupled to cleavage of a Gly-Ser bond between the larger (beta) and smaller (alpha chains). It is an integral membrane protein.); translated protein: MNETVPGAGGRAFVALQHLLPQHGISRLVLAATRSTSPAFKNALIKLFVRGFKPDMSDAVETEPTAYASFNEFFTRALRAGTRPFDADPRAIVSPVDGTVSEAGPLSADRLLQAKGHEYTLRALLAGNAAWERTFAGGSFATIYLAPYNYHRIHMALPGALRESFYVPGRLFSVNLTTAQLVPGLFSRNERVFCGFDAGGVPWAIILVGALNVGSMATVWHGDVTPRKHREVTTLPVTDQLAPVELAKGDEMARFNMGSTVILLLPPGAAQWSATLTAGRTLRMGERIGTLQSWTPTGE
- a CDS encoding alpha/beta hydrolase, which produces MMKRLAALIACATLASGACAAAPAKPPVPRVDTNVVYGMYSGLALLLDVYHPVKPNGFGVVFISGSGWQADQAYGAAPLKSQQIPLWGPPLLAAGYTVFAINHRAAPRFHYPAAIEDVQRAIRFVRHNSAAYGVDPAHLGGVGGSSGGHLLGLAAMLASSGDAAAADPVERESAALQAVVLRAPLLDLRTMGTIEGNALISSFMEAPPSNTSAAAAYAAASPITHVGGASPPVLLLHGDADVLVPIAQSEAMEQALKTANVPVRLVRIPGGVHGADFGAAQRRADWPDYYAETVRWLDQYLRGRVTADPAR
- the efp gene encoding elongation factor P, whose protein sequence is MSNYTTNEIRGGMKLLIDGDPYSVIDNEYVKPGKGQAFNRIRVRNLRTGRTVEKSYRSGESIEAADVMDVEMQYLYKDGDFWTFMNPENYEQLQAGEAAVGEGAKWMKDGVVCIITLWNGVPLVVTPPPHIDLKVIETDPGLKGDTATGGQKVAKLETGAAVRVPLFINEGEILRIDTRTGEYVSRSKA
- a CDS encoding GAF domain-containing protein, producing MSHTSQNYDFSKPEAAYAELARDLAALLSGERDLIANAANTAALIYDALPGLNWAGFYLYKSGELVLGPFQGKPACVRIAMGKGVCGTAAARRETVLVEDVHAFPGHIACDSASNSELVIPLVNGTELLGVFDLDSPQPARFTAADARGLEKLARIFLESLG
- a CDS encoding isoaspartyl peptidase/L-asparaginase: MIRHSWFLCLVAFIGGAHAAAKPPAAYDYYSAGQLEAPRPGPTEGALMLLGGGDWPVPAFRWFVERMGHGHLVILKASYGDEAQQEFLKEVGGAVSVESLVFHSRAASSDPRVLDIIRRADGIFIAGGDQSNYVRFFKGTPLNELLDAHLRAGKPIGGTSAGLAILGAYSYGAMDGGSLEPAVAMRNPLGGGVTLVRDFLHMPYLSKVITDSHFAKRERWGRLLVFVGRLASEQRDSGITGIGVDEQGALCIEANGMGRVYSNGRGFAWLVRPMRAPDVLSKGRFNFRGVPIVGIGAESAIDLNTFEVTRPSFQLQVSIVNGEFDAASLAALRAAAATPAPDAVAETAKKWTLVVHGGAGVIERGDLTPPKEAAYRAALSAALEAGRKVLAGGGASLDAVEAAIRVLEDDPLFNAGRGAVFTADGRNELDASIMSGATRMAGAVAGVTRTRNPISLARAVMEKSPHVMLAREGADQFSVEQGLPQVAPEYFRTEERWQQLLEWRRDNAKVLDPTHLRGTVGAVAIDVSGHVAAGTSTGGMTGKRWGRIGDSPVIGAGTYAADGNCAVSATGSGEYFIRASAARQLCDRIAWHGESVQSAAAATITNIGDIGGDGGVIAIDGAGRIAFAMNSSGMYRGWVTSDAAAATAIYSNEPGPQ
- a CDS encoding TonB-dependent receptor, which codes for MKNKVLAATAAGFAFLTSAAALAQEGEELTEITVIGSRIPRLKQEGPAPITVIDSRQIENAGLTSVPDVLKVLTQNSGATQSQQAYGAADFTPGSDQVDLRGLGPNHSLVLVNGRRIADFPLPLDGLSNFTDVSNIPIGMLDRVELLSGSASAIYGSDAIAGVLNFVLKKDVEGVNFSYRYGSPTADGGGDSHHLSMSAGFSRDRFHAVFGLDLLDQRPLWMMDRSVQDSAADNPTTDSPIPRRNFLRIEPNEEVYIDPGQATCDSLSSTNKGSTIWGSRPGWGPYDDELEDYGDGHYCGSLESTGYGTILNERRGATGFASLNFELSDTTTLFADILVGVSKVKLFKDVQEWNYMDAVGNEDGTFFNDRIEDLDNWYRIFTPEEMGGLERGTVNTDQKTITITPGIKGSIGDAWKYEAYLNHSEYKLTASFPLIVASAANELFLGPQTGVDEDSGLARFDADPARLYTALTRAEYDSIFARSIYKPEARNDYGSFTLTNGELFHLPAGPVGFAANIEAGNQAYALNPDPLALGYYYFSWQDQTGKGSRNHWSGSYEFRVPVASMLELSTAGRYDSYHFGGNDVGKFTYNFGVEFRPLDTLLVRGYYGTGFRAPDLHYVFAGSGQVESGGNDYYYCRTEEPDEDIGDCSLADIGVIAIRNGNRDLKPETSKSWGAGLVWSPNDNFLVSLDYFDVKLSEQVVNLRVDNVLETEADCRLGETRNGTPVDIDSPTCQDAIDRIVRYPDDGPISPGEVNTVRVNPINIANESTDGVDFGIRYKWPIGESSLTFDASYTKVFNHESQQYAGDPIIDQFLPDSGFDIPRSKANASVTFDTGKWSATLHALRIDKLPNWDEDGFISASVWLNASADYKISDALSARLTIDNLTDKGPVRDPTYASYPYYDNSWFDTVGRTVFFTVNYQLGGQ
- a CDS encoding SCO family protein; protein product: MSNRYWISVGAIAVAAALAGVYVARMLNQPAVPSLEAGTSLPAPRVLAPFNLLDTHGAPATTDTLRGHPTLVFFGFTHCPDVCPTTLALLTSVQKQAAIPNLKIALISVDPERDTPQQLGQYISSFGGDLIGLTGSASEIVNATKSFGVAASRVDLPGGDYTMDHSATVFVLDSGARIVAVFTPPLSAAALTRDVARLAPVLGAGQGS